From a region of the Triticum aestivum cultivar Chinese Spring chromosome 7D, IWGSC CS RefSeq v2.1, whole genome shotgun sequence genome:
- the LOC123168524 gene encoding histone H2B.3: MAPKAEKKPVAEKAEKTTAAKKTKAEKRPPASKEGGEKKGKKKSKKSVETYKIYIFKVLKQVHPDIGISSKAMSIMNSFINDIFEKLAGESAKLARYNKKPTITSREIQTSVRLVLPGELAKHAVSEGTKAVTKFTSA; encoded by the coding sequence ATGGCCCCCAAGGCGGAGAAGAAGCCGGTGGCGGAGAAGGccgagaagacgacggcggcgaagaagaccaaggccgaGAAGCGGCCGCCGGCGTCCAAGGAGGGCGgcgagaagaagggcaagaagaagtccaagaagagcgtggagacttacaagatctacatcttcaaggtgctgaagcaggtgcacCCGGACATCGGCATCTCCTCCAAGGCCATGTCcatcatgaactccttcatcaacgaCATCTTCGAGAAGCTCGCCGGCGAGTCGGCCAAGCTCGCCAGGTACAACAAGAAGCCCACCATCACGTCCAGGGAGATCCAGACCTCCGTCCGCCTCGTCCTCCCCGGCGAGCTCGCCAAGCACGCCGTCTCTGAGGGTACAAAGGCCGTCACCAAGTTCACATCCGCTTAG